The Pseudomonas orientalis genome contains a region encoding:
- a CDS encoding DUF3182 family protein, producing MTPIFRKKLVLSHSTRSGAPQHEVETNRALARWLAQILGLTFGGSYDPQKHTDRDIYLLPTQTLVGPAQARALNIKGSQDLWGGYVDHAFICTKAITHGLLSPHAKAPEGWSPLFCERVRDVVLDGLSVFALEDARPAATRLLYSGPIRLKPVNACAGRGQEVIRSLDEFDALLARPEAAAMFNDGVVLEQDLQDVVTHSVGQSFIGDHVFSYCGEQYLTRDGQGEEVYGGSKLLVVPGGYDDLLALALPDDVREAVRQAQVFDKAADEAYPGFYASRRNYDIAQGLDSDGQRRSGVLEQSWRMGGASSAEVAALQSFVNHPGLRAIRVASVETYVDRTLPADAIEVYRGPAENSDFLLKYVTVNAYDG from the coding sequence ATGACCCCGATTTTCCGTAAAAAACTGGTGCTCTCTCACTCAACACGCAGCGGCGCACCCCAGCATGAAGTGGAGACCAATCGCGCCCTGGCGCGTTGGCTGGCGCAGATACTGGGGCTCACGTTCGGCGGCAGCTATGATCCACAGAAGCACACCGACCGCGATATATACCTACTTCCCACACAAACCCTTGTGGGCCCAGCCCAGGCAAGGGCGCTCAATATCAAAGGCTCGCAGGACCTGTGGGGCGGCTACGTCGACCATGCATTTATCTGCACCAAAGCCATCACTCATGGCCTGTTAAGCCCCCACGCCAAGGCGCCCGAGGGTTGGTCGCCGCTGTTTTGCGAGCGCGTGCGCGATGTCGTCCTTGATGGCTTGAGCGTCTTTGCGCTGGAAGACGCACGGCCAGCCGCGACCCGTTTGCTCTACAGCGGGCCGATTCGCTTGAAGCCCGTAAACGCCTGCGCGGGACGCGGGCAAGAGGTGATCCGCAGCCTCGACGAATTCGATGCCCTGCTGGCGCGTCCCGAAGCCGCCGCAATGTTCAATGATGGGGTGGTGCTGGAACAAGACCTGCAGGACGTAGTCACTCACAGTGTGGGCCAAAGCTTTATCGGCGATCACGTCTTCAGTTACTGCGGAGAGCAATACCTGACCCGGGACGGGCAGGGCGAGGAGGTCTACGGCGGCTCCAAACTGCTGGTGGTGCCCGGTGGCTACGACGACTTGCTCGCTCTGGCTCTGCCGGACGATGTACGCGAAGCCGTCAGGCAAGCGCAGGTCTTCGACAAGGCTGCCGATGAAGCCTACCCCGGCTTCTATGCCTCGCGGCGCAACTACGACATCGCCCAGGGGCTGGACAGCGACGGCCAACGCCGCAGTGGCGTGCTCGAACAGTCCTGGCGCATGGGCGGGGCCAGCAGCGCGGAAGTCGCGGCGCTGCAGAGCTTCGTCAACCACCCCGGCTTGCGCGCGATCCGCGTGGCCTCGGTGGAAACCTATGTGGATCGGACGTTACCGGCAGACGCCATCGAGGTGTACCGCGGCCCGGCTGAAAACAGCGACTTTCTCCTCAAATATGTGACGGTTAACGCTTATGACGGCTAG
- a CDS encoding GlxA family transcriptional regulator, with translation MDVFELGILIYPGAQLAAVHGLTDLFGVANRIVAEHPSAQLPTLRVSHWQVDKQGTPVRVFDTQPGADLTMAAVLVPPSVGNFSEEQTPPALLEWLRQQHAAGTVLAGVCIGSIMLARSGLLNGRRATAHWSSAASFATRYPAVRLEADKPIVDDGDLITTAGLMAWSELGLRLVERLLGPSIAADTARFLVIEHSDSASQCASNFAPIFGHGDAAILKVQHWLQASGAVEVSIAAMAQEAGLEERTFLRRFRSATGLKPTEYCQHLRVGKARQLLELTNGTIDHIAWTVGYQDPGAFRTTFKKITGLTPSDYRSRFGV, from the coding sequence ATGGACGTGTTTGAGCTGGGCATATTGATCTACCCGGGCGCGCAATTGGCCGCCGTGCATGGCTTGACCGATTTGTTTGGTGTCGCCAATCGCATTGTCGCTGAGCACCCATCCGCGCAATTGCCGACGTTGCGGGTCAGCCATTGGCAGGTCGATAAGCAAGGCACGCCTGTGCGGGTGTTCGATACCCAGCCTGGCGCCGACCTGACCATGGCTGCCGTGCTGGTGCCTCCCTCGGTGGGCAACTTCAGTGAAGAGCAGACGCCCCCCGCGTTGCTCGAATGGCTGCGCCAGCAGCACGCGGCAGGCACGGTGCTCGCAGGCGTGTGCATCGGTTCGATCATGCTCGCGCGCAGCGGCTTGCTGAACGGGCGTCGCGCCACCGCCCACTGGTCGTCCGCCGCCAGCTTCGCCACCCGCTATCCGGCCGTACGCCTGGAGGCGGACAAACCCATCGTCGATGACGGCGACCTGATCACCACCGCCGGGCTGATGGCCTGGTCCGAGTTGGGTCTGCGCCTGGTCGAGCGTTTGCTGGGGCCGAGCATCGCCGCCGATACCGCGCGTTTTCTGGTGATTGAACACAGTGACAGCGCCAGTCAATGCGCCAGTAACTTCGCGCCGATCTTCGGGCATGGCGACGCTGCGATTCTAAAGGTTCAGCATTGGCTGCAAGCCAGCGGCGCGGTGGAGGTGTCCATCGCGGCCATGGCGCAAGAGGCGGGCCTGGAGGAACGTACTTTCCTGCGCCGCTTTCGCAGCGCCACCGGGTTGAAACCGACCGAGTACTGTCAGCACCTGCGCGTGGGCAAGGCGCGGCAACTGCTTGAGCTCACCAATGGCACCATTGACCATATTGCATGGACAGTGGGCTACCAGGACCCCGGCGCCTTTCGCACCACTTTCAAGAAAATCACGGGCCTGACCCCCAGTGACTACCGCAGCCGTTTCGGCGTGTGA
- a CDS encoding cysteine hydrolase family protein — protein sequence MAKQALILIDIQNDYFPHGKWPLDGVEAAADNAAQVLQAFRQAGDAVIHVRHEFAGDDAPFFTPGSEGAHLHAKVLNRDNEPVVLKHFVNAFRQTNLRQLLEQRSITDVVVVGSMSHMCIDAVVRAAADLGYKVTVIHDACATRDQEFNGQVIPAAQVHGAYMAALAFGYASVVSTEDYLKAQAAVA from the coding sequence ATGGCCAAGCAAGCACTCATCCTGATCGATATCCAGAACGACTACTTCCCCCACGGCAAGTGGCCGCTTGATGGCGTGGAGGCCGCTGCGGACAACGCTGCGCAGGTGCTGCAGGCTTTTCGTCAGGCGGGGGATGCGGTGATCCATGTACGTCATGAGTTCGCAGGCGATGATGCGCCATTCTTCACGCCAGGCTCCGAAGGCGCGCACTTGCATGCCAAAGTGCTGAACCGGGATAACGAGCCGGTGGTGCTCAAGCACTTCGTGAATGCCTTTCGCCAGACCAACCTGCGCCAATTGCTGGAACAGCGCAGCATTACTGATGTGGTCGTGGTCGGCAGCATGAGCCATATGTGCATCGACGCCGTGGTGCGAGCAGCGGCGGACTTGGGCTACAAGGTCACGGTCATTCATGACGCGTGCGCTACCCGCGACCAGGAATTCAATGGGCAGGTGATTCCCGCCGCGCAGGTGCATGGCGCGTACATGGCCGCGTTGGCCTTCGGCTATGCGAGTGTGGTGTCGACGGAAGACTATTTGAAAGCCCAAGCGGCGGTGGCTTGA
- a CDS encoding lysylphosphatidylglycerol synthase domain-containing protein — protein sequence MTSEKNGSRFQRWKKPLTLAFFVLLIVLFTLLARRIDWSEVLQTLSEFKVRTLLIAGALTVCSFIVYACFDLIGRTYIRQPLRWKQILPVGIISYAFNLNLSAWVGGIAMRYRLYSRLGVSTGNIAKILGLSLATNWFGYMAISGVIFSSGLVTMPPGWKVSTTALQGIGALLVLASLGYLVACQFSKKRAWTIRGMEINLPSLRMACLQLMLGALNWSLMAAVIFTLLPAKLDYPLVLGVLLISAIAGVLTHIPAGLGVLEAVFIGLLQHEASRGSLLAGLIAYRAIYFICPLLIALVMYLGVEAKAKALRVKKTPA from the coding sequence ATGACGTCTGAAAAAAACGGCTCGCGATTCCAGCGCTGGAAGAAGCCCCTGACCCTTGCGTTCTTTGTGCTGCTGATCGTGTTGTTCACCTTGCTTGCACGACGCATCGACTGGAGCGAAGTGCTGCAGACGTTGAGCGAATTCAAGGTGCGCACCCTGCTGATCGCCGGCGCGCTGACGGTGTGCAGCTTTATTGTGTACGCCTGCTTCGACCTGATCGGCCGCACCTACATTCGCCAGCCCTTGCGCTGGAAGCAGATCCTGCCGGTGGGCATCATCAGTTACGCGTTCAACCTCAACCTGAGCGCGTGGGTGGGCGGCATTGCCATGCGTTATCGGCTGTATTCGCGACTGGGGGTGAGCACCGGCAATATCGCCAAGATCCTGGGGCTGAGCCTGGCAACCAACTGGTTCGGCTATATGGCGATCTCGGGCGTGATCTTCAGCAGCGGCCTGGTCACCATGCCGCCGGGCTGGAAGGTCAGCACTACGGCATTGCAAGGCATCGGTGCGCTGTTGGTGCTGGCGAGCCTCGGTTACCTGGTGGCCTGCCAGTTTTCGAAAAAACGTGCGTGGACGATTCGCGGCATGGAAATCAACCTGCCATCGCTGCGCATGGCGTGCTTGCAATTGATGTTGGGCGCATTGAACTGGTCGCTGATGGCGGCGGTGATTTTCACGCTGTTGCCGGCGAAACTGGATTATCCGCTGGTACTGGGGGTGCTGCTGATCAGCGCGATTGCCGGGGTGCTCACGCATATTCCAGCGGGCCTTGGGGTGCTGGAAGCGGTGTTTATCGGGCTGCTGCAGCATGAGGCGTCGCGCGGCAGTCTGCTGGCCGGGTTGATTGCCTATCGGGCGATCTATTTCATTTGCCCGTTGTTGATCGCGCTGGTGATGTATTTGGGGGTGGAAGCGAAGGCCAAGGCGTTGCGGGTGAAGAAGACACCCGCTTAG
- the tam gene encoding trans-aconitate 2-methyltransferase codes for MTWSAKQYTMFEQQRTRPVRDLVAAIPNTDVATAVDLGCGPGNSTQVLAERFAQAHITGLDSSDDMLRDARQRLPALSFELADIGAWAPAQQFDVILANASLQWLPDHATLYPRMVNQLTPGGTLAVQTPDNLDEPAHRLAREVAAQGPWAAKIGAVKHNERHSASYYFELLNRHCSTVDVWRTTYHHPLADHGAVVEWFKGSALRPFLAPLSDDEKAAFLQAYQARIIQAYPALADGTVLLPFPRLFIIATR; via the coding sequence ATGACATGGTCCGCCAAGCAGTACACGATGTTCGAGCAGCAACGCACGCGTCCCGTTCGCGACCTGGTGGCAGCGATTCCCAATACCGATGTGGCCACGGCCGTCGATCTGGGCTGTGGCCCCGGCAATTCCACCCAGGTGTTGGCCGAGCGTTTTGCACAGGCCCACATTACCGGCTTGGACAGTTCCGATGACATGCTGCGCGACGCCCGCCAGCGCCTGCCGGCCTTGAGCTTCGAACTGGCGGATATCGGCGCATGGGCGCCCGCGCAGCAGTTCGACGTGATTCTCGCCAATGCGTCCCTGCAATGGCTGCCTGACCACGCCACGCTCTATCCGCGCATGGTCAACCAACTGACCCCCGGCGGCACGTTGGCGGTGCAGACGCCGGACAACCTCGACGAGCCTGCCCACCGGCTCGCCCGTGAGGTCGCAGCGCAGGGGCCATGGGCCGCGAAGATCGGCGCGGTCAAGCATAACGAGCGGCATTCGGCGAGCTATTACTTCGAACTGCTGAACCGGCATTGCAGCACCGTCGATGTCTGGCGTACCACCTACCACCACCCGTTGGCAGATCACGGGGCAGTGGTGGAGTGGTTCAAGGGTTCAGCGCTGCGGCCTTTCCTGGCGCCACTGAGCGACGACGAAAAAGCCGCTTTCCTGCAGGCGTACCAGGCACGGATCATCCAGGCTTATCCAGCCCTGGCGGATGGCACGGTACTGCTGCCATTCCCGCGCCTGTTTATCATCGCCACGCGCTGA
- the bfr gene encoding bacterioferritin → MQGHPDVIDYLNTLLTGELAARDQYFIHSRMYEDWGFTELYERINHEMEEEAQHADALMRRILMLEGTPRMRPDDLDVGTTVPDMLAADLRLEYKVRAALCKGIELCEQHNDYVTREILRVQLNDTEEDHTYWLEKQLGLIKLIGLENYLQSQF, encoded by the coding sequence ATGCAAGGTCACCCCGACGTAATCGATTACCTCAACACGTTGCTGACGGGCGAACTGGCAGCTCGTGACCAATATTTCATCCATTCGCGTATGTACGAAGACTGGGGCTTTACCGAGCTCTATGAACGTATTAACCATGAGATGGAAGAAGAGGCGCAGCACGCTGACGCACTGATGCGTCGTATCCTCATGCTCGAAGGCACGCCGCGCATGCGTCCCGACGACCTGGATGTGGGCACCACAGTGCCTGACATGCTCGCTGCCGACCTTCGTCTCGAATACAAGGTCCGTGCCGCGCTTTGCAAGGGCATTGAGCTGTGCGAGCAGCACAACGACTATGTGACTCGCGAGATCCTGCGCGTGCAGTTGAATGACACCGAAGAAGATCATACCTACTGGCTGGAAAAGCAGTTGGGTCTGATCAAGCTGATTGGCCTGGAAAACTACCTGCAATCGCAGTTCTGA
- a CDS encoding alpha/beta hydrolase family protein, which produces MTARSESIAIDIDDEQMSGTFLSPKSKVPGVLFVHGWGGSQERDLERAKGIAGLGCVCLTFDLRGHAGTGIPLSRVTREDNLRDLLAAYDRLLSHPAIDTSAVAVVGTSYGGYLAAILTSLRPVRWLALRVPALYRDQEWLKPKRDLDKADLMDYRSTLVQAETNRALHACAKFSGDVLIVESETDDHVPHATIMSYRAACQNTHSLTHRIIDGADHSLSDPVSQQAYTSILVDWITEMVVGERLSIIQSR; this is translated from the coding sequence ATGACGGCTAGAAGCGAGAGCATCGCAATCGACATTGATGACGAACAGATGAGCGGGACCTTCCTCAGCCCCAAATCCAAAGTGCCGGGCGTGTTGTTTGTGCACGGTTGGGGCGGCAGCCAGGAGCGCGACCTGGAGCGCGCCAAAGGCATCGCGGGGCTGGGTTGCGTGTGTCTGACCTTCGACCTGCGCGGCCATGCCGGCACGGGTATCCCGCTTTCGCGAGTGACCCGTGAAGACAACCTGCGCGACCTGTTGGCCGCCTATGACCGCCTGTTGTCTCACCCCGCCATCGACACCTCGGCGGTGGCGGTGGTGGGCACCAGCTATGGGGGCTACCTGGCGGCGATCCTCACCTCATTGCGCCCGGTGCGCTGGCTGGCGTTGCGAGTGCCTGCGCTGTACCGAGATCAGGAATGGCTCAAGCCCAAGCGTGACCTGGATAAAGCCGACCTGATGGATTACCGCAGTACGCTGGTGCAGGCCGAAACCAACCGGGCCCTGCATGCCTGCGCCAAATTCAGCGGCGATGTGCTGATCGTCGAGTCGGAGACCGACGACCACGTGCCCCACGCCACCATCATGAGTTACCGCGCGGCCTGCCAGAATACCCATTCCCTGACCCACCGCATCATCGATGGCGCCGACCATTCATTGAGCGACCCGGTGTCGCAACAGGCCTACACCTCGATCCTGGTGGACTGGATTACCGAGATGGTAGTGGGTGAACGGCTGAGCATCATTCAATCCCGCTAG
- the uvrA gene encoding excinuclease ABC subunit UvrA, with the protein MDKILIRGARTHNLKNIDLTLPRDKLIVITGLSGSGKSSLAFDTLYAEGQRRYVESLSAYARQFLSMMEKPDVDTIEGLSPAISIEQKSTSHNPRSTVGTITEIYDYLRLLYARVGIPRCPDHDIPLEAQTVSQMVDLVLAQPEGAKLMLLAPVIRERKGEHLSVFEELRAQGFVRARINGKLYELDEAPKLDKQKKHSIDVVVDRFKVRADLQQRLAESFETALKLADGIALVAPMDDEPGEEIIFSARFACPICGHAISELEPKLFSFNNPAGACPTCDGLGVKQFFDIKRLVNGDLTLAEGAIRGWDRRNVYYFQMLGSLASHYKFSLEVPFNQLPADQQKVILNGSGSQNVDFKYLNDRGDIVKRSHPFEGIVPNLERRYRETESASVREELAKFLSTQPCPDCRGTRLRREARHVWVGEKTLPAVTNLPIGDACEYFGVLKLTGRRGEIADKILKEIRERLQFLVNVGLDYLSLDRSADTLSGGEAQRIRLASQIGAGLVGVLYILDEPSIGLHQRDNDRLLGTLKHLRDIGNTVIVVEHDEDAIRLADYVVDIGPGAGVHGGHIVAEGTPAEVMAHPDSLTGKYLSGRVKIAVPAKRTPRNKKMALHLKGARGNNLRNVDLEIPLGLLTCVTGVSGSGKSTLINNTLFPLSATALNGATTLEAAAHDSIKGLEHLDKVVDIDQSPIGRTPRSNPATYTGLFTPIRELFAGVPESRSRGYGPGRFSFNVKGGRCEACQGDGLIKVEMHFLPDIYVPCDVCKSKRYNRETLEIKYKGKNIHETLEMTIEEARVFFDAVPALARKLQTLMDVGLSYIKLGQSATTLSGGEAQRVKLSRELSKRDTGKTLYILDEPTTGLHFADIQQLLDVLHRLRDHGNTVVVIEHNLDVIKTADWLVDLGPEGGSKGGQIIAVGTPEQVAEMSQSHTGYYLKPLLERDRA; encoded by the coding sequence TTGGACAAGATCCTGATTCGTGGGGCTAGAACCCACAACCTGAAGAACATCGACCTGACCCTGCCCCGGGACAAACTGATCGTCATCACCGGCCTGTCCGGTTCGGGCAAATCGTCCCTGGCGTTCGACACGCTGTATGCCGAAGGCCAGCGTCGCTATGTGGAATCGCTGTCGGCCTATGCCCGCCAGTTCCTGTCCATGATGGAAAAGCCCGACGTCGACACCATCGAAGGTTTGTCGCCGGCCATTTCCATCGAGCAGAAATCGACGTCCCATAACCCGCGCTCCACCGTGGGCACCATTACCGAAATCTATGATTACCTGCGTCTGCTGTATGCACGCGTGGGTATTCCACGCTGCCCGGACCACGATATTCCGCTGGAAGCCCAGACCGTCAGCCAGATGGTTGACCTGGTGCTGGCCCAGCCGGAAGGCGCCAAGCTGATGCTGCTGGCGCCCGTCATCCGCGAGCGCAAGGGCGAACACCTGTCGGTCTTTGAGGAGCTGCGGGCGCAAGGTTTCGTGCGCGCCCGCATCAACGGCAAGCTTTATGAGCTGGATGAAGCGCCCAAGCTCGACAAGCAGAAGAAGCACTCCATCGATGTGGTGGTCGACCGCTTCAAGGTGCGTGCCGACCTGCAGCAGCGCCTGGCGGAATCCTTCGAGACCGCACTGAAGCTGGCCGACGGTATCGCCCTGGTCGCGCCGATGGACGACGAGCCGGGCGAAGAAATCATCTTCTCCGCGCGCTTTGCCTGCCCGATCTGCGGCCATGCCATCAGCGAACTGGAACCCAAGCTGTTTTCCTTCAACAACCCGGCCGGCGCCTGCCCGACCTGTGACGGCCTGGGCGTCAAGCAGTTCTTCGACATCAAGCGCCTGGTCAACGGCGACCTGACGTTGGCGGAGGGGGCGATTCGTGGCTGGGACAGGCGCAACGTCTACTACTTCCAGATGCTGGGGTCGTTGGCGTCGCACTACAAGTTCAGCCTCGAAGTGCCGTTCAACCAACTGCCGGCGGACCAGCAGAAGGTCATCCTTAACGGCAGCGGTTCGCAGAACGTCGACTTCAAGTACCTGAACGACCGTGGCGATATCGTCAAGCGCTCCCACCCGTTCGAAGGCATCGTGCCGAACCTGGAGCGCCGTTACCGCGAGACCGAATCGGCCAGCGTGCGTGAAGAGTTGGCGAAATTCCTCAGCACCCAACCTTGCCCTGATTGCCGTGGCACTCGCCTGCGCCGCGAAGCGCGGCATGTGTGGGTTGGCGAGAAGACGTTGCCGGCGGTGACCAACCTGCCAATCGGCGATGCCTGTGAGTACTTCGGTGTGCTCAAGCTGACCGGCCGCCGTGGGGAGATTGCCGATAAGATCCTCAAGGAAATCCGCGAGCGTCTGCAGTTCCTGGTCAACGTTGGCCTGGACTATCTGTCGCTGGACCGCAGCGCCGATACTCTGTCGGGCGGCGAGGCCCAGCGGATTCGCCTGGCCAGCCAGATCGGCGCGGGACTGGTGGGCGTGTTGTACATCCTCGATGAGCCGTCGATCGGCTTGCATCAACGCGACAACGATCGCTTGCTGGGTACACTGAAACACCTGCGCGATATTGGCAACACGGTGATTGTGGTCGAGCACGATGAGGACGCCATTCGCCTGGCGGATTACGTGGTCGATATCGGCCCCGGCGCGGGTGTGCATGGCGGACACATTGTCGCCGAGGGCACGCCTGCCGAAGTCATGGCGCATCCGGACTCACTGACCGGCAAATACCTGTCGGGCCGCGTGAAAATTGCGGTGCCGGCCAAGCGCACGCCGCGCAACAAGAAGATGGCGTTGCACCTCAAGGGTGCTCGTGGCAACAACTTGCGCAATGTGGATCTGGAAATCCCCCTGGGCCTGCTGACCTGTGTGACCGGGGTTTCCGGCTCGGGCAAGTCGACGCTGATCAACAACACGTTGTTCCCACTCAGTGCCACCGCCCTGAACGGCGCTACCACCCTGGAAGCGGCGGCCCACGACAGCATCAAGGGCCTGGAGCATCTGGACAAGGTGGTCGACATCGACCAGAGCCCGATTGGCCGTACGCCGCGGTCCAACCCGGCGACTTACACCGGGCTGTTCACGCCGATTCGCGAGTTGTTCGCCGGTGTTCCGGAATCCCGCTCACGCGGCTACGGGCCGGGCCGGTTCTCGTTCAACGTCAAGGGCGGTCGCTGTGAAGCCTGCCAGGGCGATGGCTTGATCAAGGTCGAGATGCACTTCCTGCCGGATATCTATGTGCCGTGCGATGTGTGCAAGAGCAAGCGCTATAACCGTGAAACCCTGGAAATCAAATACAAGGGCAAGAACATTCACGAAACCCTGGAGATGACCATCGAGGAAGCTCGGGTGTTCTTCGACGCGGTTCCGGCGTTGGCGCGCAAGCTGCAGACATTGATGGATGTCGGCCTGTCTTATATCAAGCTGGGGCAGTCGGCGACCACGCTGTCGGGTGGTGAAGCGCAGCGGGTGAAGTTGTCGCGTGAGTTGTCCAAACGGGATACAGGCAAAACCTTGTATATCCTTGATGAGCCAACCACTGGCCTGCACTTTGCGGATATTCAGCAACTGCTGGACGTGCTGCATCGCTTGCGCGATCACGGCAATACGGTGGTGGTGATTGAACACAATCTGGATGTGATCAAGACCGCCGACTGGCTGGTGGACCTGGGGCCGGAAGGCGGTTCCAAGGGCGGGCAGATCATTGCTGTGGGTACACCGGAGCAAGTTGCCGAGATGTCGCAATCCCATACTGGCTACTATCTGAAGCCGTTGCTGGAGCGCGACCGGGCCTGA
- a CDS encoding MFS transporter: MHDPHSERMSSGETRAASGLALVFAFRMLGMFMVLPVLATYGMDLAGATPALIGLAIGAYGLTQAIFQIPFGIISDRIGRRPVIYLGLIVFALGSVLAAQSDSIWGVIAGRILQGAGAISAAVMALLSDLTREQHRTKAMAMIGMTIGLSFAVAMVVGPLLTRAFGLHGLFLATGGMALFGILIVAFMVPRSTGTLQHRESGVARKALLPTLRHPDLLRLDLGIFVLHAMLMCSFVALPLALVEKAGLPKEQHWWVYLTALLISFFAMIPFIIYGEKKRKMKRVLLGAVATLMLTELFFWQFGDSLRALVIGTVVFFTAFNLLEASLPSLISKVSPAGGKGTAMGVYSTSQFLGSALGGIMGGWMFQHGGLSVVFLGCAGLAALWLVFAVTMREPPYVTSLRLPLSPEAMREAGLAERLKAVVGVTDAVVVAEETAIYIKLDTELLDRATLEHLVNPVPTARPA, from the coding sequence ATGCACGATCCCCACAGCGAACGCATGAGTAGCGGCGAGACCCGAGCGGCAAGCGGTCTGGCCCTGGTGTTCGCCTTCCGTATGCTGGGCATGTTTATGGTGTTGCCGGTGCTGGCGACCTATGGAATGGATCTCGCAGGCGCGACCCCCGCATTGATCGGCCTGGCGATTGGCGCCTATGGCCTGACCCAGGCGATCTTCCAGATCCCGTTCGGCATCATTTCCGACCGGATCGGCCGTCGCCCGGTGATTTACCTGGGGCTGATCGTGTTCGCCCTGGGCAGTGTGCTCGCGGCGCAGTCGGATTCGATCTGGGGTGTGATCGCCGGACGTATCCTGCAAGGCGCCGGGGCGATTTCCGCGGCGGTGATGGCATTGCTGTCGGACCTGACCCGCGAACAGCATCGCACCAAGGCCATGGCCATGATCGGCATGACCATCGGCCTGTCGTTTGCCGTGGCGATGGTGGTCGGCCCGCTGCTGACGCGCGCCTTCGGCCTGCACGGGTTGTTCCTGGCCACCGGCGGCATGGCGTTGTTCGGTATCCTGATCGTGGCCTTTATGGTGCCGCGCTCCACCGGCACGCTGCAGCACCGTGAATCGGGTGTTGCGCGCAAGGCGCTGTTGCCCACGCTCAGGCATCCGGACCTGCTGCGCCTGGATTTAGGTATCTTCGTGTTGCACGCAATGCTGATGTGCAGCTTCGTCGCCTTGCCCCTGGCGCTGGTGGAAAAAGCCGGTTTGCCCAAGGAGCAGCACTGGTGGGTCTACCTGACCGCCCTGTTGATTTCGTTTTTCGCCATGATCCCGTTCATCATCTACGGCGAGAAAAAACGCAAAATGAAACGAGTTCTGCTCGGCGCCGTCGCGACATTGATGCTCACTGAACTATTCTTCTGGCAGTTCGGCGACAGCTTGCGGGCGCTGGTGATCGGCACGGTGGTGTTCTTCACCGCATTCAACCTGCTGGAGGCGTCATTGCCGTCGCTGATCAGCAAGGTTTCACCGGCCGGGGGCAAGGGCACGGCGATGGGCGTGTATTCCACCAGCCAGTTCCTCGGTTCGGCGCTGGGCGGGATCATGGGCGGCTGGATGTTCCAGCATGGCGGTTTGTCGGTTGTGTTCCTCGGATGCGCCGGGCTGGCTGCACTTTGGCTGGTCTTTGCTGTTACCATGCGCGAACCTCCGTATGTGACGAGCCTACGCCTGCCGTTATCGCCTGAAGCGATGCGCGAAGCCGGCTTGGCCGAGCGCCTGAAGGCCGTCGTTGGAGTAACGGACGCAGTAGTGGTCGCAGAAGAAACTGCGATTTACATCAAATTGGACACCGAATTATTGGATCGCGCGACGCTCGAGCACCTGGTCAACCCAGTGCCGACAGCGCGCCCAGCCTAG
- a CDS encoding single-stranded DNA-binding protein, which produces MARGVNKVILVGTCGQDPEVRYLPNGNAVTNLSLATSEQWTDKQTGQKVEKTEWHRVSMFGKVAEIAGEYLRKGSQVYIEGKLQTREWEKDGIKRYTTEIVVDMQGTMQLLGGRPQGDQQGQGGMSNSAPRPQQSRPQPSQQPQRESRPAPQQAAPQPAPDFDSFDDDIPF; this is translated from the coding sequence ATGGCCCGTGGGGTTAACAAAGTCATATTGGTCGGTACATGCGGCCAGGATCCCGAAGTTCGCTACCTGCCTAACGGTAATGCCGTGACCAACCTGAGTCTGGCGACCAGCGAACAGTGGACCGATAAGCAGACCGGCCAGAAGGTCGAGAAAACCGAATGGCACCGTGTGTCGATGTTCGGCAAAGTGGCCGAGATCGCCGGTGAGTACCTGCGCAAAGGTTCGCAGGTCTACATCGAAGGCAAGCTGCAAACCCGCGAGTGGGAAAAAGACGGCATCAAGCGTTACACCACCGAAATCGTGGTCGATATGCAAGGCACCATGCAACTGCTGGGCGGCCGTCCACAGGGCGACCAACAGGGCCAGGGCGGCATGTCCAACTCGGCACCGCGTCCACAGCAATCGCGTCCGCAGCCAAGCCAGCAGCCTCAGCGTGAGTCGCGTCCAGCGCCACAACAGGCCGCACCGCAGCCGGCTCCGGATTTCGACAGCTTTGATGACGATATCCCGTTCTAG